In a genomic window of Demequina muriae:
- a CDS encoding FtsW/RodA/SpoVE family cell cycle protein has translation MTTTASRRTERTAPSGSPVATYYLLAVASAMLVVVGLAVVLSSTANISLQRPDGNPFTLFMIQAVALFIGTAALVVGSRMPVTFWKRAAPWILYASMGLLVLVATSGIASGGNRNWIRVGPVTFQPSEVAKLGLALSLGVVLSTFRRELTSLYRILVPGGIMAAAVLGLVMLGNDMGTAMVIGLVAAGAYWVAGLPLRFFALGAAAAVLAGLIMLQQGVTRGGRIDAWLNPETADPSGIGLQALHSKWALASGGLWGLGPGMSREKWGYLPVADSDFIFAIIGEEYGLVGTLLMLVAFGMIAVAVNRLIRRHKDPFVQIAAAGIGAWIVGQACINIAVVIGLAPITGVPLPLVSSGGSSLIVSLAAIGVLMAFARREPGAPEAFAARPSVVKKSIAVIARGRRG, from the coding sequence ATGACGACCACAGCGTCGCGGCGCACCGAGCGAACCGCTCCCTCGGGCTCGCCTGTCGCCACCTACTACCTGCTGGCGGTCGCGAGCGCGATGCTCGTGGTGGTCGGCCTCGCGGTGGTGCTGTCGAGCACCGCCAACATCTCGCTTCAGCGCCCCGACGGCAACCCGTTCACGCTCTTCATGATCCAGGCCGTCGCACTCTTCATCGGCACCGCTGCGCTCGTGGTGGGCTCGCGCATGCCGGTCACCTTCTGGAAGCGCGCGGCGCCGTGGATCCTGTACGCGTCGATGGGCCTGTTGGTGCTCGTCGCCACCAGCGGCATCGCGTCAGGCGGCAACCGCAACTGGATCCGGGTGGGCCCGGTGACGTTCCAACCGTCCGAGGTCGCGAAGCTGGGGCTCGCGCTGTCTCTGGGCGTGGTGCTGTCGACCTTCCGGCGCGAGCTGACGTCGCTGTATCGCATTCTCGTTCCGGGCGGCATCATGGCCGCCGCAGTGCTCGGCCTCGTGATGCTCGGCAATGACATGGGCACGGCGATGGTGATCGGGCTCGTGGCAGCGGGCGCCTATTGGGTGGCGGGACTTCCGCTGCGGTTCTTCGCGCTCGGAGCCGCCGCCGCCGTCCTCGCCGGCCTGATCATGCTGCAGCAGGGTGTGACGCGCGGCGGGCGGATCGATGCGTGGCTGAACCCCGAGACCGCCGACCCCTCGGGCATCGGCCTGCAGGCGCTGCACAGCAAGTGGGCGCTGGCCTCTGGTGGACTGTGGGGGCTCGGGCCGGGCATGAGTCGCGAGAAGTGGGGCTACCTTCCGGTCGCGGACTCGGACTTCATCTTCGCGATCATCGGCGAGGAGTACGGCCTCGTCGGCACGCTGCTGATGCTGGTCGCCTTCGGCATGATCGCTGTCGCGGTGAACCGACTGATCCGCCGGCACAAGGACCCGTTCGTTCAGATCGCCGCCGCCGGCATCGGCGCGTGGATCGTCGGGCAGGCCTGCATCAACATCGCGGTCGTGATCGGCCTCGCTCCCATCACCGGCGTGCCGCTCCCGCTGGTGTCCTCGGGCGGGTCCTCGCTGATCGTCTCCCTCGCCGCGATCGGCGTGCTCATGGCGTTCGCGCGCCGAGAGCCCGGCGCTCCCGAGGCGTTCGCCGCCCGCCCCTCCGTCGTCAAGAAGTCCATCGCCGTGATCGCCAGGGGGCGCCGTGGCTAA
- the murG gene encoding undecaprenyldiphospho-muramoylpentapeptide beta-N-acetylglucosaminyltransferase: MANVLLAGGGTAGHVNPLLATAEELRARGHRVEALGTAEGLEQDLVPRAGLTLHEVPKAPMPRRPSGDLLRFPGRFASAVRAARRAIDESKADAVVGFGGYVSTPAYLAARRAGVPIIVHEANARPGMANKLGSRMTDRVAVTFPDTPLRHAQLTGLPLRSEIRDLAELLADPRAAADAREAARAVVGWPADAPVLVITGGSLGAASLNAAAVGAVPRLIGHGVHVWHLTGAGKSDEAQRVYGDLTAAERPLYRVEEYSHDMGTVLAAAGAVVCRAGAATVSELTALGLPAMYVPLPHGNGEQADNARPAVDAGAAIMLTDAELTPAMLEQRAEHMLLDDRAATAMRDAARGIGIRDGAERLVDMIEGALR; this comes from the coding sequence GTGGCTAACGTACTGCTTGCCGGCGGCGGCACCGCCGGCCACGTCAATCCGCTGCTCGCGACCGCCGAGGAGCTGCGCGCTCGCGGCCACCGCGTCGAGGCGCTCGGCACCGCGGAGGGCCTCGAGCAGGACCTCGTGCCGCGGGCGGGACTGACCCTCCACGAGGTCCCGAAGGCGCCGATGCCTCGCCGTCCGTCCGGCGACCTGCTGCGCTTTCCCGGCCGTTTCGCCTCGGCGGTCCGCGCGGCTCGTCGCGCGATCGATGAGTCGAAGGCCGATGCGGTGGTGGGATTCGGCGGCTACGTGTCCACGCCCGCCTACCTCGCGGCGCGTCGCGCAGGCGTGCCGATCATCGTCCACGAGGCGAACGCGCGGCCCGGCATGGCCAACAAGCTGGGCTCCCGCATGACGGATCGCGTGGCGGTGACGTTCCCCGACACGCCTCTGCGGCATGCGCAGCTCACGGGCCTGCCGCTCAGGTCTGAGATCCGCGACCTCGCCGAGCTGCTGGCCGACCCGCGTGCCGCCGCCGACGCCCGCGAGGCCGCCCGCGCGGTGGTGGGGTGGCCTGCTGATGCGCCCGTGCTCGTGATCACCGGCGGGTCGCTCGGCGCGGCGAGCCTCAACGCCGCCGCCGTGGGAGCCGTGCCGAGACTGATCGGCCACGGCGTCCACGTGTGGCACCTGACCGGGGCGGGCAAGTCGGATGAGGCGCAGCGCGTCTACGGCGACCTGACCGCGGCGGAGCGTCCTCTGTACCGCGTCGAGGAGTACTCGCACGACATGGGCACCGTGCTCGCCGCGGCAGGCGCCGTGGTGTGCCGTGCCGGCGCCGCCACGGTCTCGGAGCTCACCGCGCTCGGACTGCCAGCGATGTACGTCCCGCTGCCGCACGGCAACGGAGAGCAGGCCGACAACGCGCGCCCGGCCGTCGACGCGGGCGCCGCCATCATGCTCACCGACGCCGAGCTCACTCCCGCGATGCTCGAGCAGCGGGCCGAGCACATGCTCCTCGACGATCGCGCCGCGACGGCGATGCGTGACGCCGCGCGCGGCATCGGCATCCGCGACGGCGCCGAACGCCTGGTCGACATGATCGAGGGAGCGCTCCGGTGA
- the murC gene encoding UDP-N-acetylmuramate--L-alanine ligase has translation MTRVHFIGVGGSGMSAVARLTAARGIDVSGSDRGESAYFMALRDAGMDVRVGHDAHAVDGADAVVISTAVRESNPELARARELGIPVLHRSEALAQALAGTRLIAVAGSHGKTTTSAMVAHALHGAGIDASFAVGARVFGVEGAVAGGYAGASDVAVVEADESDGSFLRYHPEVAILLNIEPDHLDHYGSVEALEQAFMDFARDCRVLIACAEDATVMRVARAAAEAGVEVVTYGRRGIGETPAPDVVVTADAVVRDGDAHPLHVPIPGEHQRLNAAAAWAAAVAVGADPARAADALATFAGTGRRYQLRGEVGEVRVVDDYAHHPTEVAAVLAAARAAGAGHLVVLFQPALFTRTQLHAQNFATALSIADADVVIAGVHGDREDPIPGVTSDTILDRMAVPEGSTAQVVEDLEAAAAVAASLARPGSQVMTVGSGTVTLAADWILDALRTRAAEDPSRRAGHG, from the coding sequence GTGACCCGCGTCCACTTCATCGGCGTGGGCGGCTCGGGCATGTCCGCGGTCGCGCGCCTCACCGCCGCGCGTGGCATCGACGTGTCGGGCTCCGACCGCGGCGAGAGTGCGTATTTCATGGCCCTGCGCGACGCCGGGATGGACGTGCGGGTCGGACACGACGCGCACGCCGTCGACGGCGCCGACGCGGTGGTGATCTCGACCGCGGTGCGAGAGTCGAATCCCGAGCTCGCCCGAGCGCGCGAGCTCGGCATCCCCGTGCTGCACCGGTCGGAGGCGCTTGCGCAGGCGCTCGCCGGCACGCGGCTCATCGCGGTCGCCGGCTCTCACGGCAAGACCACCACGTCGGCGATGGTCGCCCACGCACTGCATGGCGCGGGGATCGATGCGTCGTTCGCGGTGGGCGCCCGGGTCTTCGGTGTCGAGGGCGCTGTCGCGGGAGGGTACGCGGGCGCATCGGACGTCGCCGTGGTCGAGGCTGACGAGTCCGATGGCTCGTTCCTGCGGTACCACCCCGAGGTGGCGATCCTGCTCAACATCGAGCCCGATCACCTCGACCACTACGGCAGCGTCGAGGCGCTCGAGCAGGCCTTCATGGACTTCGCCCGCGACTGCCGCGTGCTGATCGCCTGCGCCGAGGACGCCACGGTCATGCGCGTCGCGCGGGCCGCTGCGGAGGCCGGCGTCGAGGTGGTCACCTACGGACGCCGCGGCATCGGCGAGACTCCCGCCCCTGACGTGGTCGTGACGGCCGATGCCGTCGTGCGCGACGGCGACGCCCATCCCTTGCACGTGCCGATCCCGGGGGAGCACCAGCGCCTGAACGCGGCGGCGGCCTGGGCGGCGGCGGTCGCGGTCGGCGCCGACCCCGCGCGCGCGGCCGATGCGCTCGCCACCTTCGCGGGCACGGGCCGGCGCTACCAGCTCCGCGGCGAGGTGGGCGAGGTGCGGGTGGTCGACGACTATGCGCATCACCCGACCGAGGTCGCGGCCGTCCTGGCGGCCGCGCGCGCCGCCGGCGCCGGTCACCTCGTGGTGCTGTTCCAGCCGGCGCTCTTCACCCGCACTCAGCTGCATGCGCAGAACTTCGCCACCGCTTTGTCGATCGCGGACGCGGACGTGGTCATCGCGGGCGTGCATGGGGACCGCGAGGACCCGATCCCGGGCGTCACCTCGGACACGATCCTCGATCGGATGGCGGTGCCGGAGGGCTCGACTGCGCAGGTCGTCGAGGACCTCGAGGCCGCGGCCGCGGTCGCCGCCTCACTGGCGCGACCGGGCTCGCAGGTGATGACGGTCGGATCCGGCACCGTGACCCTGGCGGCCGACTGGATCCTCGACGCGTTGCGCACGCGTGCGGCGGAGGACCCCTCGCGACGGGCTGGTCATGGCTGA
- a CDS encoding cell division protein FtsQ/DivIB, producing MAEPRRPQAPARPAPPRQGSPRAANTGRPRAGADAPARRSPGAAATFAERAREAGRSIVRTSGKAADKTSRSRAGGAAKASTRATARTDVRRASPRASSTLAAHRPDPGTSPVPTPWAKVAAGSASTVTTRMQERLRERRTAHTRLLAIRWGKRAAIALGAFGAVWLVLLSPLFAFDAQKVEASGFGSVVDAAQVDEVIAVHDGTSLAMLDTRGIESAIEALVGVRDATVLRVWPAGLRVEIESSEPVAAIPRDGGGFVLVDDRGEPVDSAKEPPAQLPVVTIPITSGETRILDGVLGVIDELPLALRDRVEGVEAETEDSIHFVLRDGPSIEWGSGEQSALKAEVLQVLLDSPEASKADVIDVSAPSLPITRAE from the coding sequence ATGGCTGAGCCGCGTCGGCCTCAGGCGCCGGCGCGGCCCGCGCCTCCCCGGCAGGGATCGCCCCGCGCGGCGAACACGGGACGGCCTCGGGCCGGAGCCGATGCGCCCGCTCGCCGCTCACCCGGCGCCGCTGCCACCTTCGCGGAGCGTGCTCGCGAGGCCGGTCGCTCCATCGTCCGAACCTCCGGGAAGGCGGCGGACAAGACGTCGCGGTCACGCGCCGGAGGCGCCGCGAAGGCCAGCACCCGAGCCACGGCGCGCACCGACGTGCGCCGCGCGAGCCCGCGCGCGAGCTCGACCCTTGCCGCGCATCGGCCGGACCCGGGCACCTCACCCGTCCCGACGCCATGGGCCAAGGTGGCCGCCGGTTCCGCGTCCACCGTCACGACGCGCATGCAGGAGCGGCTGCGCGAGCGTCGCACTGCGCACACGCGATTGCTGGCGATCCGGTGGGGCAAGCGGGCGGCCATCGCGCTCGGCGCCTTCGGCGCGGTGTGGCTGGTGCTGCTCTCGCCGCTGTTCGCCTTCGACGCCCAGAAGGTCGAGGCGTCCGGTTTCGGCAGCGTCGTCGATGCCGCACAGGTGGACGAGGTGATCGCCGTGCACGACGGCACCTCTCTCGCCATGCTCGACACCCGCGGAATCGAGAGCGCGATCGAGGCGCTGGTCGGCGTGCGCGACGCCACGGTGCTGCGGGTGTGGCCGGCTGGCCTGCGCGTCGAGATCGAGTCGTCGGAGCCGGTCGCCGCGATCCCGCGTGACGGCGGCGGGTTCGTGCTGGTGGATGACCGCGGCGAACCCGTCGACTCCGCGAAGGAGCCGCCGGCGCAGCTGCCGGTCGTGACGATTCCGATCACCTCGGGAGAGACGCGCATCCTTGATGGAGTGCTGGGTGTCATCGACGAGCTGCCGCTCGCGCTGCGCGACCGCGTCGAAGGCGTCGAGGCCGAGACGGAGGATTCGATCCACTTCGTGCTGCGGGACGGCCCCAGCATCGAGTGGGGGAGCGGGGAGCAGTCCGCGCTGAAGGCCGAGGTGCTGCAGGTGCTGCTCGACTCGCCCGAGGCGTCGAAGGCGGACGTGATCGACGTCTCCGCGCCCTCGCTGCCGATCACGCGCGCGGAGTGA
- the murD gene encoding UDP-N-acetylmuramoyl-L-alanine--D-glutamate ligase produces the protein MASVPDATAGPDSTAPPDVDASSPIAGLTVLILGLGVAGRSALDACRALGARAITVDPGAADADHADIDAVPLSAVDVCMSSPGFAPHTREVRAVQDAGVEIWSEMEFAWRVRREGIPWVLVTGTNGKTTTTQMVGAIAAAGGIDVAVCGNMGVPVIAAAQEERGLVAVEIASLQLHFTSTLSPHAAVCLNADEDHLDWHGSVEEYRADKARVYRNVQVACVYGAHDPLVESMVADAEVVEGARAIGITRGSPAVSQLGVVDGVLVDRAFHAGRHTEAIELGHVEDLAHLVAGDVPPYLVFNALAAAALARAVGVSPEAVARGLRVFSLDAHRTAHVATVDGVHYVDDSKATNAHAALAAFGGRAPGSVVWIAGGQAKGQEFDGLVAALRDRLRAVVLIGTDPEPLASALAGHAADIPVTRIAPGDTVMQQAVREARALAQQGDTVLLSPACASFDQFRSYADRGEAFAEAVKASA, from the coding sequence GTGGCCAGCGTGCCGGACGCCACCGCAGGTCCTGATTCCACGGCACCACCTGACGTCGACGCGTCGTCGCCGATCGCGGGCCTCACCGTCCTGATCCTGGGTCTCGGCGTGGCGGGGCGCTCCGCTCTCGACGCGTGCCGTGCCCTCGGCGCGCGCGCCATCACGGTCGACCCCGGTGCGGCCGATGCGGACCATGCCGACATCGATGCGGTCCCCTTGAGTGCGGTGGACGTCTGCATGTCCTCGCCGGGCTTCGCGCCCCACACCCGCGAGGTGCGCGCGGTGCAGGACGCGGGCGTCGAGATCTGGTCGGAGATGGAGTTCGCGTGGCGCGTGCGCCGCGAGGGCATCCCGTGGGTGCTCGTCACGGGCACCAACGGCAAGACCACGACCACCCAGATGGTGGGCGCGATCGCGGCGGCGGGCGGAATCGACGTGGCCGTGTGCGGCAACATGGGCGTCCCCGTGATCGCGGCGGCCCAGGAGGAACGCGGCCTGGTTGCGGTGGAGATCGCGAGCCTGCAGCTGCACTTCACCTCCACGCTGTCACCGCACGCCGCCGTGTGCCTGAACGCGGACGAGGACCACCTGGACTGGCACGGCTCCGTCGAGGAGTATCGCGCCGACAAGGCCCGCGTCTACAGAAACGTGCAGGTCGCGTGCGTGTACGGAGCCCACGACCCGCTGGTCGAGTCGATGGTCGCGGACGCCGAGGTGGTCGAGGGAGCGCGCGCCATCGGCATCACCCGCGGCTCGCCGGCGGTCTCTCAGCTCGGGGTGGTCGACGGCGTCCTCGTCGACCGCGCCTTCCACGCCGGTCGCCACACGGAGGCCATCGAACTCGGCCACGTCGAGGACCTCGCCCACCTCGTCGCCGGCGATGTTCCCCCGTATCTGGTCTTCAACGCCCTCGCCGCCGCCGCCCTCGCTCGCGCCGTCGGCGTCTCTCCCGAAGCGGTGGCGCGAGGCCTGCGAGTTTTCTCGCTCGACGCGCACCGCACCGCCCATGTCGCCACGGTCGACGGGGTGCACTACGTGGACGATTCCAAGGCCACGAACGCGCACGCCGCCCTCGCGGCCTTCGGCGGCCGCGCACCGGGTTCGGTGGTGTGGATCGCGGGCGGGCAGGCCAAGGGTCAGGAGTTCGATGGACTCGTCGCCGCGCTGCGCGACCGGCTCCGCGCGGTGGTGCTGATCGGCACGGATCCCGAGCCCCTCGCATCGGCGCTGGCGGGACACGCGGCCGATATCCCCGTGACGCGCATCGCGCCGGGCGACACTGTGATGCAGCAGGCGGTGCGCGAGGCCCGTGCGCTCGCCCAGCAGGGCGACACGGTGCTCCTGTCACCCGCTTGCGCCTCGTTCGATCAGTTCCGCAGCTACGCGGACAGGGGAGAGGCCTTCGCGGAAGCGGTGAAGGCGAGCGCTTAA